The following proteins are encoded in a genomic region of Novosphingobium sp. PP1Y:
- a CDS encoding TonB-dependent receptor yields MKSLKFRAAMLAGSAVAVLAMPAFAQESQGEKAPALDANVIIVTAQNRAQNVQDVPIAMSVLGGEKLEEAGVTDFNQMDRVAPALNITNDTVFTRVAVRGVGTNSNDEAQDQSIAINIDGEYLNRANVLGVSLFDMERVEVLRGPQGTLYGRNATGGAINFVTRKPGDVFAVNLTGTYGNYDQITLDGGVDVPLAGIGGIRLSGLYDRHDGYFYHPNIDAHSGSSEKKAGRLSLRLEPADGLRIDLAGEYVKVDSILAANAWTDLNAAGNGPGADCSLNGFEEVAPLTPNVQCIPSNTNFLSTIDRDSYDAPLTGVSPSEQESKVVRGKVAYDFGPAIVTYTGGYRVTDQDADIALAPAYYFYDFFNRTKTQSHELRLNGTTGGIEWQTGAFYFHENLRNSRGLFSPFIGPNGSFINAFRRDVTAKSWAAFGQVDVPLTSTLTAVGGLRYTHDKRNGIFDNFGFVFNSGPVEQTGNAPSQLDLEAKGSKVTWLAGLNYKPNADTLIYGKVSTGYKAGGFDSVGAYDPETNTAYEIGSKLTFGDMGQHKFNLAGYYYDYKDLQVSVLLDNSIGGQIFNAGKAVIWGAEAELSIGLDEHNFFNASFNYTNAEYKDLLASYVVYCVGCGDIGVGDLDPDPNNIVQPNLAGNKPPQTPKFVITMGYDHIFDFGSAGTLTASVFSKFKSSYFTDIFNYRDSKQKAFTQTDLTLLYKPQDERWSVQAFVRNLENEKPLTYASYVAAGPDDVYTWQFGTPRTYGVRVGIDF; encoded by the coding sequence ATGAAATCTCTTAAATTCAGGGCTGCAATGCTGGCGGGTAGTGCGGTTGCGGTTCTGGCAATGCCGGCGTTCGCTCAGGAATCGCAGGGCGAAAAGGCGCCCGCGCTTGATGCCAACGTCATTATCGTGACCGCGCAGAACCGCGCACAGAACGTGCAGGACGTTCCGATCGCGATGAGCGTCCTTGGGGGCGAGAAGCTGGAAGAGGCGGGCGTCACCGACTTCAACCAGATGGATCGTGTCGCCCCGGCGCTGAATATCACGAATGACACCGTGTTCACCCGCGTTGCCGTTCGCGGCGTCGGTACCAATTCGAACGACGAAGCGCAGGATCAGTCCATCGCGATCAATATCGATGGTGAATATCTGAACCGCGCCAATGTCCTGGGTGTATCCCTGTTCGATATGGAACGCGTCGAGGTTCTTCGCGGTCCTCAGGGCACGCTCTATGGTCGTAACGCCACGGGCGGCGCGATCAACTTCGTGACCCGCAAGCCCGGCGACGTCTTTGCCGTCAATCTGACAGGGACATACGGCAATTATGACCAGATCACGCTTGACGGTGGCGTCGACGTGCCTTTGGCCGGTATCGGCGGCATCCGCCTGTCGGGCCTCTACGACAGGCATGACGGTTATTTCTACCACCCGAATATCGATGCGCACAGCGGTTCGTCGGAGAAGAAGGCAGGGCGCCTGAGCCTGCGCCTTGAACCCGCGGACGGCTTGCGCATCGACCTGGCTGGCGAGTACGTCAAGGTGGACAGCATCCTGGCTGCCAATGCGTGGACCGACCTCAATGCTGCCGGCAACGGACCGGGCGCGGATTGCTCGCTCAATGGTTTTGAGGAAGTCGCGCCGCTGACACCCAATGTCCAGTGCATCCCGAGCAACACCAACTTCCTGTCGACTATCGACCGCGACAGCTACGATGCCCCGCTTACCGGCGTGAGCCCGAGCGAGCAGGAATCGAAAGTCGTGCGCGGCAAGGTTGCCTATGACTTCGGACCGGCGATCGTGACCTATACCGGCGGATACCGGGTTACCGACCAGGACGCGGACATTGCGCTGGCCCCGGCATACTACTTCTACGACTTCTTCAATCGTACGAAGACGCAGAGCCACGAACTGCGCCTGAACGGGACGACGGGCGGCATCGAGTGGCAAACCGGTGCGTTCTACTTCCACGAAAATCTGCGCAATTCACGCGGCCTCTTCAGCCCCTTCATTGGCCCCAACGGCAGCTTCATCAATGCCTTCCGGCGCGATGTGACGGCCAAGAGCTGGGCAGCCTTTGGCCAGGTCGACGTGCCGCTTACTTCTACGCTGACTGCAGTGGGCGGCCTGCGCTATACGCATGACAAGCGTAATGGCATCTTCGATAACTTCGGGTTCGTGTTCAACTCGGGACCTGTGGAGCAGACCGGGAATGCGCCCTCGCAACTCGACCTCGAAGCCAAGGGTAGCAAGGTGACCTGGCTTGCCGGCCTGAACTACAAGCCCAATGCCGACACCCTTATCTACGGCAAGGTGTCGACCGGCTACAAGGCGGGCGGCTTCGACAGTGTCGGCGCCTATGATCCGGAGACGAACACGGCCTACGAAATCGGCTCGAAGCTGACTTTCGGCGATATGGGTCAGCACAAGTTCAACCTGGCCGGCTACTATTACGACTACAAGGACCTGCAAGTTTCGGTCTTGCTGGACAATTCCATCGGTGGCCAGATATTCAATGCCGGCAAGGCGGTCATCTGGGGTGCGGAAGCCGAACTCTCGATCGGGCTCGACGAACACAACTTCTTCAATGCCTCGTTCAATTACACGAATGCAGAATACAAGGATCTGCTGGCTTCCTACGTCGTCTACTGCGTCGGTTGCGGTGATATCGGCGTCGGCGATCTCGATCCCGACCCGAATAATATCGTCCAGCCCAACCTAGCCGGAAACAAGCCGCCCCAGACGCCCAAGTTCGTCATCACCATGGGCTACGATCACATCTTCGATTTCGGCAGCGCCGGAACCCTGACTGCCAGCGTGTTCTCCAAGTTCAAGAGTTCGTACTTCACGGATATCTTCAACTATCGCGACAGCAAGCAGAAGGCTTTCACCCAGACCGACCTCACTTTGCTCTACAAGCCGCAGGACGAGCGCTGGAGTGTCCAGGCATTTGTCCGCAATCTCGAGAACGAGAAGCCGCTGACGTATGCTTCGTATGTCGCCGCCGGTCCGGATGACGTCTATACTTGGCAGTTCGGCACGCCGCGGACCTACGGCGTCCGCGTCGGCATCGATTTTTGA
- a CDS encoding hydroxypyruvate isomerase family protein, with amino-acid sequence MKLSACIEWQFGDETVGLPDRIRAASKAGIDLVEFHLWRDKDVDGIAEALEETGSKLTGFCVDPRRSIVDPAQHAEMLEAVRGTLEAAVRLGSPPLIVASGFLREGVSLEEHRAEAVKVLREAARLAEEAGVTLVLEPLNTKVEHPGMYLDSTCLALDIVEEIGSPRLKVLYDVYHSLVMGEDLKAVLEGRMHLIEHVQVADMPGRNEPGTGEIDWKRVVADLKDLGYVGALGLEYRPTLPALESLAKTREALGV; translated from the coding sequence ATGAAACTTTCAGCCTGCATCGAATGGCAGTTCGGGGACGAGACAGTCGGACTGCCAGATCGCATTCGCGCCGCAAGCAAGGCCGGCATAGACCTGGTGGAATTTCATCTTTGGCGCGACAAGGATGTCGACGGCATTGCCGAGGCGCTGGAGGAAACCGGCTCGAAATTGACTGGATTCTGCGTCGATCCGCGACGCTCGATCGTTGACCCTGCACAGCATGCCGAAATGCTCGAGGCTGTGCGCGGAACGCTTGAAGCGGCAGTAAGGCTCGGCTCGCCGCCGCTGATCGTGGCATCTGGCTTCCTGCGTGAGGGTGTCTCGCTGGAAGAGCATCGGGCCGAAGCCGTTAAGGTCTTGCGCGAGGCCGCACGCCTGGCGGAGGAAGCTGGCGTGACGCTGGTGCTTGAACCCCTGAACACCAAGGTCGAGCATCCTGGCATGTACCTCGACAGCACCTGTCTTGCGCTCGACATCGTCGAGGAAATCGGCAGCCCCCGGCTGAAGGTGCTTTACGATGTTTACCACTCGCTGGTCATGGGCGAAGATCTCAAGGCGGTGCTCGAAGGTCGCATGCATCTCATCGAGCATGTGCAGGTTGCCGATATGCCCGGCCGCAACGAGCCGGGCACAGGTGAAATAGATTGGAAGCGTGTTGTCGCGGACCTGAAGGATCTTGGCTATGTTGGGGCTCTGGGACTCGAGTATCGCCCAACCCTGCCTGCGCTGGAATCCCTGGCAAAGACCCGCGAGGCGCTGGGCGTCTGA
- a CDS encoding sugar phosphate isomerase/epimerase, with translation MSNQIKRGVSLYSYQNETFQGKMTLEDCIRTSAELGAKGIEIIGEQTFWGWPEVGVEDAAVANWHELIKKYDCVSVSHDFMLDYKRYKGRIMPFDEQVASVKKDIDFGARLGMKYIRALVSIEPSVLVAAAPYAEEKGIKILIEVHAPLHFDHPWIIRHAEAFEKSGSDALGFLPDMGMFLFKFPPVWKEKFLRIGVPKNIADYIEKAYEDRVLSEYVILNVREMGGEGPALGMAETLRHNAAFEPKRMLDYMGRIHNVHGKFYQMDEDYVEPSIPYDEIVKVLQQGGYKGYICSEYEGNRWIEDAQEPDSVEQVRRQQVMLARLLGEETVPTLKTPVAA, from the coding sequence ATGAGTAATCAGATCAAGCGGGGCGTGAGCCTCTACAGCTATCAGAACGAAACCTTCCAGGGGAAGATGACTCTGGAAGACTGCATTCGCACCAGCGCCGAGCTCGGTGCGAAGGGCATCGAGATCATCGGTGAGCAGACATTCTGGGGTTGGCCCGAAGTCGGCGTCGAGGATGCCGCCGTCGCCAATTGGCATGAGCTGATCAAGAAGTACGACTGCGTGTCCGTCAGCCATGACTTCATGCTGGACTACAAGCGCTACAAGGGCCGCATCATGCCCTTCGATGAGCAGGTAGCCAGCGTGAAGAAGGACATCGACTTCGGTGCCCGCCTCGGCATGAAGTACATCCGCGCGCTCGTTTCGATCGAGCCCAGCGTGCTCGTGGCCGCTGCGCCCTATGCCGAAGAGAAGGGCATCAAGATCCTGATCGAGGTTCACGCCCCGCTGCACTTCGACCATCCCTGGATCATCCGACACGCGGAAGCCTTCGAAAAGAGCGGTTCGGACGCGCTCGGCTTCCTGCCGGACATGGGGATGTTCCTGTTCAAGTTCCCGCCGGTCTGGAAGGAAAAGTTCCTGCGGATCGGCGTTCCCAAGAACATCGCGGACTACATCGAGAAGGCTTACGAGGACCGGGTCCTCTCCGAATACGTCATTCTCAATGTGCGCGAGATGGGCGGAGAGGGACCTGCCCTCGGCATGGCCGAGACGCTGCGTCACAACGCAGCCTTCGAACCCAAGCGGATGCTGGACTACATGGGCCGCATCCATAACGTGCACGGCAAGTTCTACCAGATGGACGAAGACTACGTGGAACCGTCCATTCCCTACGACGAGATCGTCAAGGTGCTCCAGCAGGGCGGGTACAAGGGTTATATCTGCTCCGAATACGAAGGCAACCGCTGGATCGAGGACGCTCAGGAGCCGGACTCCGTCGAGCAGGTCCGTCGTCAGCAGGTCATGCTCGCCCGTCTTCTGGGCGAAGAGACCGTGCCCACTCTCAAGACCCCCGTGGCCGCCTAA
- a CDS encoding DUF6379 domain-containing protein produces MMDNKMICTEQFENVVEEGKAVGFSFLGRLPYYRGLGLSMVEDIQVSVDGEQIAREDVRFSVRGKTYTLDEMETVYDDRWNFGEKATIIALKEGGLTPGKHKIEFAVRMRVSYLPFVPTTKDTKELDLAA; encoded by the coding sequence ATGATGGACAACAAGATGATCTGCACCGAGCAGTTCGAAAACGTTGTGGAAGAAGGCAAGGCCGTTGGCTTCAGCTTCCTGGGCCGCCTGCCATACTACCGCGGCCTTGGTCTCTCGATGGTCGAGGACATCCAGGTCAGCGTCGATGGCGAGCAGATCGCGCGCGAGGACGTGCGTTTCTCCGTTCGCGGCAAGACCTATACGCTCGATGAAATGGAAACGGTCTATGACGACCGCTGGAACTTCGGAGAGAAAGCGACGATCATCGCGCTGAAGGAGGGCGGCCTGACGCCCGGCAAGCACAAGATCGAATTCGCGGTGCGCATGCGGGTTTCCTACCTGCCATTCGTGCCGACCACCAAGGATACCAAGGAACTGGATCTGGCTGCTTAA
- a CDS encoding glycoside hydrolase family 3 C-terminal domain-containing protein, giving the protein MREPTTAEKASLTSGAAMWRTAAVPEAGIPSFTMSDGPMGIASGKVDERDIAALSPCAMSLGASWDVDLARRIGALVGGEAVDRGIDAVLAPNINLARSPLAGRAFEYFSEDPFLAGVLGAAWIGGLQSTGTGSIAKHLVCNDSETERDRVDVHVDERTMREVYLLPFEMAAQAGCAGMLAAYNKVNGSWCSEQHHVLTTIVKDEWRYQGVIMSDWFGTHSTLGTINAGLDLEMPGPARFMGAHVGEAVQAGQVSLERLDDAARRVAETARRVTGPKSMPYTAEQARDLLIEASAAGFVLLKNEGKMLPLEPGAVERLAIIGPNAAAPCFQGGTFAKISVSPDLATPAQAIAALYEGATQVVFEPGVDPQPRLPSMPARPAQDIGDGCTAGMTLEYFASTDCSGEPLTQETRNTNSIVWFVGVHEQGPFDQGGSVRASGYFTPQKDGAHAFYLGATGEARLFVDGEPVLATSEIEAKDVMGKLKSGDATSTSVELAAGREVHVVIEFHYRPARVQGLWYGVRGPDGREELLARAEAAAAEADAVFLFVGETSDSSVESKDRADTLLVSDQLELIERVLAANPRTAIIANVGHAFDTSWDENAAALISAWYPGEGFAQAIAEVLSGQREPGGRMPVTIAGAESDYSGMNLVPDADGVLEYAEGTRFGYRAIACSGARARHAFGSGEGYARFAWSDARVEGDIVAVTLRNISDRVGSEVVQVYRDEPEPTLVAFAKCEIAPGSERRVVLPLRRRQFVMWQGSGWEPLGDRVALRVARSVEDPGIVVSVDWEALVTE; this is encoded by the coding sequence ATGCGCGAGCCGACCACCGCCGAGAAGGCGTCCCTCACCAGCGGAGCGGCCATGTGGCGAACTGCCGCCGTGCCGGAAGCGGGCATACCTTCGTTCACGATGAGCGATGGCCCGATGGGCATTGCCAGCGGCAAAGTCGACGAGCGGGACATTGCCGCGCTTAGCCCTTGCGCCATGTCCCTCGGTGCGAGCTGGGACGTCGATCTGGCAAGGCGTATCGGCGCCCTTGTCGGAGGCGAAGCGGTCGATCGCGGCATCGACGCGGTACTTGCACCCAACATCAATCTCGCGCGCAGCCCCCTGGCGGGCCGCGCCTTCGAGTACTTCTCGGAAGACCCCTTCCTCGCCGGTGTGCTGGGGGCGGCTTGGATCGGCGGCCTGCAGTCGACCGGCACGGGTTCAATCGCCAAGCATCTGGTGTGCAACGATAGCGAGACGGAACGCGACCGCGTGGACGTACACGTCGATGAACGCACCATGCGCGAAGTTTATCTGCTGCCCTTCGAAATGGCAGCGCAGGCCGGGTGCGCAGGAATGCTTGCTGCGTACAACAAGGTCAATGGCAGCTGGTGCAGTGAACAGCACCATGTCCTGACCACCATCGTCAAGGATGAGTGGCGCTATCAGGGCGTCATCATGAGTGACTGGTTCGGCACGCATTCCACACTCGGCACGATCAATGCCGGTCTCGACCTGGAAATGCCGGGACCGGCGCGCTTCATGGGTGCGCATGTCGGGGAGGCGGTGCAAGCCGGCCAGGTGAGCCTTGAGCGCCTTGACGACGCCGCGCGCCGCGTTGCCGAAACGGCACGCAGGGTGACCGGTCCCAAGAGCATGCCCTATACTGCCGAGCAGGCAAGGGATCTGCTGATCGAGGCATCGGCGGCCGGCTTCGTGCTGCTGAAGAACGAAGGCAAGATGCTCCCGCTCGAGCCAGGCGCGGTCGAGCGACTGGCGATCATCGGACCGAATGCCGCTGCTCCCTGCTTCCAGGGCGGGACTTTCGCGAAGATCTCGGTTTCGCCCGACCTTGCAACGCCTGCGCAGGCCATCGCCGCGCTCTACGAGGGCGCCACGCAAGTGGTGTTCGAGCCGGGCGTCGATCCTCAGCCGCGCTTGCCGTCGATGCCGGCAAGGCCGGCGCAGGACATCGGCGACGGCTGCACTGCTGGCATGACGCTCGAATACTTCGCCAGCACCGATTGCAGCGGCGAACCGCTCACGCAAGAAACGCGCAACACCAATTCGATTGTCTGGTTCGTGGGGGTCCACGAACAGGGGCCGTTCGATCAGGGCGGTTCGGTTCGGGCTTCCGGCTATTTCACGCCGCAGAAGGACGGAGCGCATGCCTTCTACCTTGGTGCGACCGGCGAAGCGCGGCTGTTCGTCGACGGCGAGCCGGTCCTGGCGACGAGCGAGATCGAAGCCAAGGACGTGATGGGCAAGCTCAAATCGGGCGATGCGACCAGCACCAGTGTCGAACTCGCCGCGGGCAGGGAAGTGCACGTTGTCATCGAGTTCCATTACCGGCCCGCGCGCGTGCAGGGCCTGTGGTACGGCGTTCGCGGCCCCGATGGACGCGAGGAACTTCTGGCTCGCGCCGAAGCGGCAGCGGCCGAGGCAGACGCGGTATTCCTGTTCGTGGGTGAGACGTCCGACTCGAGCGTCGAGAGCAAGGACCGCGCCGATACGCTGCTCGTATCCGACCAACTTGAACTGATCGAACGCGTCCTGGCAGCCAATCCGCGAACCGCTATAATCGCCAATGTCGGTCATGCCTTCGACACCAGCTGGGACGAGAACGCAGCGGCGCTCATCTCAGCCTGGTACCCGGGCGAGGGTTTCGCCCAGGCGATTGCCGAAGTTCTCTCCGGGCAGCGCGAGCCGGGCGGCCGCATGCCGGTCACGATCGCCGGGGCAGAATCGGATTATTCGGGCATGAACCTGGTTCCCGATGCCGACGGCGTGCTCGAGTATGCCGAGGGGACCCGCTTCGGTTACCGCGCCATCGCCTGCAGCGGCGCAAGGGCGCGACACGCCTTCGGCAGCGGAGAAGGTTATGCCCGCTTTGCCTGGAGCGATGCACGCGTGGAAGGTGACATCGTGGCCGTCACCCTGCGCAATATCTCGGATCGTGTCGGCAGCGAAGTCGTCCAGGTCTATCGCGACGAACCCGAACCGACGCTTGTGGCCTTTGCAAAATGCGAGATCGCGCCGGGCAGCGAGAGGCGCGTCGTGCTGCCGCTACGCCGGCGCCAGTTCGTGATGTGGCAAGGCAGTGGCTGGGAACCGCTGGGCGATCGCGTGGCCTTGCGCGTCGCGCGCTCGGTTGAAGATCCCGGCATCGTCGTGAGCGTCGATTGGGAGGCGCTCGTTACGGAATAG
- a CDS encoding MFS transporter, whose amino-acid sequence METKRLGWGTRLSFMACAMPELIKSFAWDAFVLFFYSQVVGLGGFAIGAALAVILVFDALVDPYIGALSDRMDKAPLGRRHTLMVAAILPYAFGIAMVFNPPGGMSQLQIFAWLLSTGLLARVGISFWTVPAYAMGGELTRDTAERNIISVMRNMGNQLAVLTVPWVAFAVFFVPSAEYAKPQLNPEPYPGFGLFVSLLGAALMIVGLLGTRARMREVEAEDRELVRDTSIETVPQLLRRLMAAIRTTPNVGRLLMVTLLVLFTNSVVNQLTLHLSTYFWLLDPGATQRLLIAGVLGSITAMFLAPAWMKLVGTRFAMVSGLVAFFVVQAAAVLLPLLGLSPPPASVAIGTFVFIFRVLGGLAYGLYVVPFNTMSYDVGDEHEANTGLPQQGLVASFMFIGLQVGSGMVALLAGSFLGIIDFPAGLPVEQVPPGKVEALAWFVTGLIVVAGGLMAWLVGRFDISAEKQAAIRAKLAELRAVRE is encoded by the coding sequence TTGGAAACCAAACGCCTGGGCTGGGGTACCCGCCTTTCCTTCATGGCTTGCGCCATGCCGGAGCTCATCAAGAGCTTCGCCTGGGATGCCTTCGTCCTGTTTTTCTACAGTCAGGTCGTAGGGCTTGGCGGCTTCGCCATCGGCGCGGCGCTTGCCGTAATTCTGGTCTTCGACGCTCTGGTCGATCCCTATATCGGCGCCTTGTCAGACCGGATGGACAAGGCTCCTCTAGGTCGCCGTCACACACTCATGGTCGCGGCGATCCTGCCATACGCATTCGGCATTGCCATGGTGTTCAATCCGCCGGGCGGCATGTCGCAGTTGCAGATATTCGCCTGGCTGCTTTCGACCGGCCTGCTGGCGCGCGTGGGCATCTCGTTCTGGACCGTTCCCGCCTATGCGATGGGCGGTGAACTGACCCGCGACACGGCCGAACGCAACATCATCTCGGTCATGCGCAACATGGGCAACCAGTTGGCGGTGCTGACGGTTCCTTGGGTCGCATTCGCGGTCTTTTTCGTGCCGTCCGCCGAGTACGCCAAGCCACAACTCAATCCCGAGCCTTATCCTGGCTTCGGCCTTTTCGTCTCATTGCTTGGCGCGGCGCTGATGATCGTCGGATTGCTCGGTACGCGTGCCCGGATGCGCGAGGTCGAGGCGGAAGACCGCGAACTCGTTCGCGACACCAGCATCGAGACAGTGCCGCAATTGCTGCGCCGGCTCATGGCCGCAATTCGCACGACGCCCAATGTCGGGCGGCTGCTCATGGTGACGCTCCTTGTGCTGTTCACCAATTCGGTCGTGAACCAGTTGACGCTGCATCTTTCGACATATTTCTGGCTGCTCGACCCCGGAGCCACCCAGCGTCTGCTGATTGCGGGCGTGCTCGGCTCGATCACTGCGATGTTCCTAGCGCCAGCCTGGATGAAGCTGGTCGGCACCCGCTTTGCGATGGTGAGCGGGCTCGTCGCCTTCTTCGTGGTACAGGCCGCCGCCGTGCTGCTGCCGCTGCTTGGCCTCTCACCGCCGCCAGCCAGTGTGGCGATCGGCACGTTCGTCTTCATTTTCCGGGTGCTGGGCGGGCTGGCCTACGGTCTTTATGTTGTTCCGTTCAACACGATGTCCTACGATGTCGGGGACGAGCACGAGGCGAACACGGGGCTGCCGCAGCAAGGGTTGGTCGCCAGCTTCATGTTCATCGGTTTGCAGGTCGGCAGCGGCATGGTCGCTCTGCTCGCCGGTTCGTTTCTCGGGATTATCGACTTTCCGGCCGGGCTTCCCGTGGAGCAGGTCCCGCCGGGCAAGGTCGAGGCACTTGCCTGGTTCGTGACGGGACTGATCGTCGTTGCCGGCGGCCTGATGGCATGGCTGGTCGGCCGGTTCGACATTTCCGCGGAGAAGCAGGCGGCCATCCGCGCGAAACTCGCCGAACTGCGCGCCGTGCGCGAGTAA
- a CDS encoding thioredoxin family protein, with translation MLRMSRQVAEGEAAPDFDLPDTLGNRRTLAEFVEKPALLVAFICNHCPFVLHVIDELAAFAREYEPKGLQVVAISSNDPGEFPEDDYAHMRLFAQERDLPFPYLHDESQDVALAYGAICTPDFFLYNGERKLVYNGQFDASRPKINRPPVPGLPPLRTDLPVTGEDMRRAVNAVLAGQAVPEPHHPSAGCSIKWKEGKDPWWG, from the coding sequence ATGTTGCGAATGTCACGACAAGTCGCGGAGGGCGAAGCCGCGCCGGATTTCGATCTTCCGGATACTCTCGGTAACCGCAGAACTCTGGCTGAATTCGTAGAGAAGCCTGCCCTGTTGGTTGCATTCATCTGCAACCATTGCCCTTTCGTGCTGCATGTGATCGACGAGCTGGCCGCATTCGCCCGCGAATACGAGCCGAAAGGGCTTCAGGTGGTGGCGATCTCGTCGAACGATCCAGGCGAATTTCCCGAGGACGATTATGCGCACATGCGCCTCTTCGCTCAGGAAAGAGACCTCCCCTTCCCCTACCTCCACGACGAAAGCCAGGACGTCGCGCTTGCCTACGGCGCCATCTGCACGCCCGACTTCTTCCTCTACAACGGGGAGCGCAAGCTTGTTTACAACGGGCAGTTCGACGCCAGCAGGCCGAAGATAAACCGCCCGCCGGTGCCCGGTCTCCCCCCGCTCAGGACCGACCTTCCGGTGACCGGTGAGGACATGCGCCGGGCAGTGAATGCGGTGCTGGCCGGACAGGCGGTTCCAGAACCCCACCATCCCAGCGCCGGCTGCTCGATCAAGTGGAAGGAGGGCAAGGATCCGTGGTGGGGCTGA
- a CDS encoding TetR/AcrR family transcriptional regulator — MPRKAKARDAGATLSVDTVSKTPLQGRSKASLERMLVAAEKLMLARGSEDFTLQDVSQSGNVSIGSIYLRFESKENLVRAVIGNHLAKMALDEDAMIEKVRAGATSLTTFVPRFVEGFAELLKKHAPLLRLSMQRASFDPLVSEPGRASANRAAAICIEAMLEYRGSSAATTARRRPTPPTRSSSPRSQGNSASDPQAKPCTSRTGTSSKPNSATCASLTSLPNCNLLQAA, encoded by the coding sequence ATGCCAAGAAAAGCAAAAGCAAGGGATGCCGGGGCCACGCTGAGCGTCGATACGGTCAGCAAGACGCCGCTCCAGGGCCGCAGCAAGGCCTCCCTGGAGCGCATGCTCGTCGCCGCCGAAAAGCTCATGCTCGCGCGCGGCAGCGAGGACTTCACCCTCCAGGACGTCAGCCAGAGCGGCAACGTCTCGATCGGGTCGATCTACCTGCGCTTCGAGAGCAAGGAAAACCTCGTGCGCGCCGTCATCGGCAACCACCTGGCCAAGATGGCGCTCGACGAGGACGCGATGATCGAGAAGGTGCGCGCCGGCGCCACCTCGCTCACCACTTTCGTGCCCCGGTTCGTCGAGGGCTTTGCCGAACTGCTCAAGAAGCATGCCCCGCTCCTGCGCCTGAGCATGCAGCGCGCCTCCTTCGACCCCCTCGTCTCCGAACCGGGCCGCGCCAGCGCCAACCGCGCCGCAGCAATCTGCATCGAGGCCATGCTCGAATATCGCGGGAGTTCAGCGGCAACGACTGCCAGAAGAAGGCCAACGCCGCCTACCAGATCATCTTCGCCACGCTCGCAAGGCAACTCAGCCTCGGATCCACAGGCGAAGCCGTGCACCAGCAGGACTGGAACGAGCTCAAAACCGAACTCGGCAACATGTGCCTCGCTTACCTCACTGCCGAATTGTAATTTGCTGCAGGCGGCATGA